A genomic stretch from Onychostoma macrolepis isolate SWU-2019 chromosome 02, ASM1243209v1, whole genome shotgun sequence includes:
- the kdm4ab gene encoding lysine-specific demethylase 4A has translation MASDMPVSRGIMTFYPTIEEFKNFNRYIAYMESQGAHKAGLAKIVPPKNWKPRRSYDDIDDLLIPAPIQQVVTGQSGLFTQYNIQKKAMTVKEFRKTANSDKFCSPRYDDFEELERKYWKNLTFNPPIYGADVNGTLYDPDVKEWNVGHLNTILDTVEHESGITIEGVNTPYLYFGMWKTTFAWHTEDMDLYSINYLHFGEPKSWYCVPPEHGKRLERLAKGFFPGSSQNCEAFLRHKMTLISPSILKKYGIPFEKITQEAGEFMITFPYGYHAGFNHGFNCAESTNFATRRWIDYGKQAILCSCRKDMVKISMDVFVRKFQPERYELWLAGKDNAPIDHSKPTLEAAEFLGGEAGKSGAQELCFENQCSEGQKKSFTKQRIGTKRHRVCLDLPEEVLPKSETNDEEAEYGKKSRLTTYTEQCREYPELKDEDDLLPLMGSTSLKMLPGSRSTASGEHVRGTGLSATNPSSACTQSFPKRHLSIASVPTAPHCLSAVPRISTKPGVASLLFHRTLSPSDALQVHSYAARSVPHKPQQPSTEKPREDLNEPDIKPDVRPNTPQPNTMLEIEGEGEKENKSMKRKLQPLSKLPRLHPLLRESSSDDEIQEPAAEPEETDPWARLLAPMWQSKPRNFRVEKDFNFRMGQQPPYCAVCTLFHTYTESDVISLSQSSSAAEEGDKRRTKPLIPEMCFTSSSEGHLSTPNVEEDGTSQLISCSVCSVRVHTSCYGVSQDTNLDEWRCSRCEANAITQDCCLCSLRGGALQKANNDKWVHVLCAVAVLEARFVNIAERSPVDLSSIPLQRFKLKCQFCRKWVRKSTGCCVQCSHGRCSTAFHPTCAQAAGVQMHPDDWPFVVYFTCWRHKGGIQIEQRNKASMRELEKGQKVICKHRNGRYYHCEVVELTNATFYEVIFDDGSFSDNLFPEDIVNRDCRQLGPPSEGDVVQVRWTDGLIYGAKFVSDHIIPMYQVEFEDDSQLTVKREDVYSLDEELPKRVKARLSVASDMRFKGVFVEKEVKQDSKRQRVINSRYREDYIEPVIYRAIME, from the exons TTCCGTAAAACAGCCAACAGTGACAA GTTTTGCAGCCCTCGGTATGATGATTTTGAAGAGCTTGAAAGGAAATACTGGAAAAATTTAACCTTTAACCCTCCTATCTATGGAGCTGATGTGAATGGGACCCTTTATGACCCA GATGTCAAAGAATGGAATGTAGGGCACTTGAATACCATCCTTGACACCGTGGAGCATGAGAGTGGGATCACTATAGAGGGAGTGAACACACCCTACCTCTACTTTGGAATGTGGAAAACCACGTTTGCTTGGCACACTGAGGACATGGATCTCTATAGCATTAATTACTTACATTTTGGGGAACCAAAGTCTTG GTACTGCGTGCCTCCCGAACATGGAAAAAGACTAGAGCGGCTAGCCAAAG GCTTTTTCCCTGGAAGTTCACAAAACTGTGAAGCATTTCTTAGGCACAAGATGACTCTTATTTCACCCTCAATTCTAAAGAAGTATGGCattccttttgaaaag ATCACTCAGGAGGCTGGAGAGTTCATGATAACATTTCCATACGGCTATCATGCAGGGTTTAACCATGGTTTCAACTGTGCTGAATCTACCAACTTTGCCACAAGACGATGGATTGACTATGGAAAGCAAGCCAtactg tgtTCTTGTAGAAAAGACATGGTGAAGATCTCCATGGATGTGTTTGTAAGGAAATTTCAGCCTGAACGGTACGAGCTGTGGTTGGCGGGGAAGGACAATGCTCCCATTGACCACTCCAAGCCTACACTCGAAGCAGCTGAGTTTTTAGGTGGAGAGGCTGGGAAAAGTGGTGCTCAGGAACTCTGCTTCGAGAACCAATGTAGCGAAGGACAAAAAAAGAG TTTCACTAAACAAAGGATAGGAACCAAAAGACACAGAGTGTGTCTGGATTTACCAGAGGAAGTTCTTCCAAAGAGTGAAACAAACGATGAGGAGGCTGAATATGGCAAGAAGAGCCGCTTGACTACATACACAGAACAATGCAGAGAGTATCCAG AATTGAAAGATGAAGATGACCTGCTGCCTCTGATGGGTTCAACCAGTTTAAAGATGCTTCCTGGTTCCAGAAGCACTGCATCCGGGGAGCATGTTAGGGGCACGGGTTTAAGTGCCACAAACCCATCTTCAGCCTGTACACAGTCCTTCCCAAAGCGTCACCTCTCTATAGCATCTGTCCCTACTGCCCCTCACTGCCTGTCAGCTGTGCCACGGATTTCCACCAAACCAGGGGTGGCAAGCCTTCTCTTTCATCGGACCCTGAGCCCTTCAGATGCCCTGCAGGTCCACAGCTATGCAGCCAGATCAGTGCCCCATAAACCTCAACAACCCAGCACAGAGAAACCAAGAGAAGACCTCAATGAGCCAGACATCAAACCAGATGTGAGGCCAAATACGCCACAACCAAACACAATG CTTGAAAtcgagggagagggagagaaagagaataaGAGCATGAAGAGGAAACTGCAGCCACTCAGTAAATTGCCACGCTTGCATCCCCTGCTCAGAGAGAGCTCCAGTGATGACG AGATTCAAGAGCCAGCAGCTGAGCCAGAGGAGACCGATCCCTGGGCCAGACTCCTGGCTCCCATGTGGCAAAGCAAGCCACGCAACTTTAGAGTTGAGAAGGATTTTAACTTCCGCATGGGCCAGCAACCTCCGTACTGTGCTGTGTGTACTCTCTTTCACACGTACACAGAG AGTGATGTAATCAGCCTGAGCCAGAGCAGTTCTGCAGCTGAAGAAGGAGACAAACGGAGGACCAAGCCGCTGATTCCAGAGATGTGTTTCACCAGCAGCTCTGAAGGACACTTATCCACCCCGAATGTGGAGGAAGACGGAACTAGCCAACTCATCAGCTGCTCTGTGTGCAGTGTGCGCGTACATACAA GTTGTTACGGTGTGTCTCAGGATACTAATCTGGATGAGTGGAGATGTTCCCGCTGTGAAGCTAATGCCATAACTCAG GACTGCTGTTTATGCTCTCTAAGAGGAGGAGCTCTGCAGAAGGCCAACAATGACAA GTGGGTTCATGTACTGTGCGCCGTAGCAGTGCTGGAGGCTCGCTTCGTGAACATTGCAGAGCGCAGTCCTGTCGATCTCAGTAGTATCCCGCTTCAGAGATTTAAGCTG AAATGCCAGTTTTGCCGTAAATGGGTGAGGAAGAGCACGGGTTGTTGCGTGCAATGCTCACATGGCCGCTGTTCCACTGCCTTTCACCCGACCTGTGCACAAGCAGCTGGAGTTCAAATGCACCCGGATGATTGGCCGTTTGTGGTCTACTTTACCTGCTGGAGGCATAAGGGTGGCATCCAAATAGAG CAACGCAACAAGGCATCTATGCGGGAGTTGGAGAAGGGACAGAAAGTAATCTGCAAGCACAGAAATGGCCGATACTACCATTGTGAGGTGGTTGAGCTGACAAATGCCACCTTTTATGAGGTTATCTTTGATGATGGCTCATTCAGTGACAACTTGTTCCCTGAGGATATAGTG aatagAGACTGTAGGCAGCTCGGTCCACCATCGGAGGGAGACGTAGTTCAAGTGCGCTGGACAGATGGCCTGATCTATGGAGCCAAATTTGTCTCTGACCATATCATCCCAATGTACCAG GTGGAATTTGAAGATGACTCTCAGCTTACTGTAAAGAGGGAAGACGTGTACAGTTTGGATGAGGAGCTGCCTAAACGTGTTAAAGCCCGCTTG TCTGTGGCGTCAGATATGCGCTTCAAAGGAGTGTTTGTGGAGAAGGAGGTGAAGCAAGACTCGAAAAGACAGCGTGTGATCAACTCCCGCTATAGAGAGGACTACATCGAACCGGTCATATACAGAGCCATCATGGAGTAG